The window TTAAACCCCCAACCCCCTAAAGGGGGCTTTTAAAAATAGGTTGGAAAGACATAGGCTTTTAGCAAAATATTAATTAAATTAAAATACCTACAAATTGCTTTTCTGTTGGGAAGGCAAAGTGGCTTTTAGTGGTTTAGGCGTAATTAATTCACTGATTGTCGGACTATTTTTAATAACAATAAGTGCTTCTTCATGTGCTAACCAATAAATATCTTCAGCCCTTTTCATATCAAAAGTACTAATTGCACCTAAGCCTTTTGGTTCGATCATAACGTTGCAAAATTTTGCTTTACGTTCCATATCATGATTTATAGACATTACGCCTGCTCTTCCCATCAAATTTGTTATTCCAGTAATTTTATCAACAGGTTTCAAGTGATTACAGGATGATCCAATAATAAAATCGCAAGTTTCCATTAAAGGTTCTACAGGAAAGTTATTTAAGATTCCGCCATCTACAAACATTTGTCCATCAATCATGATGGGTTTAAATATGCCCGGAATACAGCTAGAAGCATGTATTGCTCTAATTAATGGCCCTTTTGTGAAATAAGCAAGTTTACCTTCACTAAAATTAACTGCCGCAATCGTTAGCGGAATTTTTAATTTTTCGATATCATCTTCAGGAAAATATTCCTTTAAAATTTTGGCTGTATTTTCAATGTTGATCAAACCAAGCGAACCTACTGCCGGACGAACAAAGCGCCAAAGTTTAGTTTTTAGAAAAATGTTTAAACCTTCTTCAGGATCAATTCCTGCAGCAAAAAAGGCTCCTGCAATCGCTCCTGCACTTGTGCCGCTTATGTGACTGAATGTAATCCCTAAATTACTGAAGGCTTTTAAAACGCCTAAATGTGCAATACCTCTTATTCCGCCGCCTGATAATACTATGCCAACTTTCATAAACTTATTGTACTAAATGTATTGTGATTTTTAAAATGTAATTGTTTTTGAACAATTGTTAATTAAAAGCGTTGCACTACCTTTGTTTTGGCTTGTATTTAGATTGATTTAAAATTTTTTGAGCATCATTATCTTTCATTAATTGTTGTAAAGTAACCTCTGGATGTTCTTTCATATATTTTTTTAC is drawn from Pedobacter mucosus and contains these coding sequences:
- a CDS encoding patatin-like phospholipase family protein, which gives rise to MKVGIVLSGGGIRGIAHLGVLKAFSNLGITFSHISGTSAGAIAGAFFAAGIDPEEGLNIFLKTKLWRFVRPAVGSLGLINIENTAKILKEYFPEDDIEKLKIPLTIAAVNFSEGKLAYFTKGPLIRAIHASSCIPGIFKPIMIDGQMFVDGGILNNFPVEPLMETCDFIIGSSCNHLKPVDKITGITNLMGRAGVMSINHDMERKAKFCNVMIEPKGLGAISTFDMKRAEDIYWLAHEEALIVIKNSPTISELITPKPLKATLPSQQKSNL